GAGCTGCAGCCCGTGTTCTACGTGCCGGACACGTCGCGCAAGCTGGTCCAACAGGGGCGGCCCGGCAAATACGTGTTCGTCGAGGGCACCCCGGAGCAACACGACTTCGTGGAGCAAGCCATGGAGGAGTCGTACCGCCAGGCGTACGGGACGTACCAGGAGATGCTCGCCGCCGGCGTCGCCCGCGAGGTCGCCCGCGCGGTGCTCCCCGTAGGCCTGTTCTCGTCGATGTACGCCACGTGCAACGCCCGCTCGCTGATGCACTTCCTCGGCCTGCGCACGCAGCACGAGCTGGCGAAGGTCCCGTCCTTCCCGCAGCGGGAGATCGAGATGGTCGGCGAGAAGATGGAGGAGCAGTGGGCCAAGCTCATGCCGCTCACCTACGCCGCCTTCAACGCCAACGGCCGTGTCGCCCCGTAGCGCACCTCTGTTTGCCGGTCGGGCACACATGTACGGATGGGCCGCGCGAAGTGTCCGTATTGCGGCATTTGGAGAAGTTCATCTAGCCTGATCAAACGGACCCGGCACTGCTTGAACCCCCGAGCAGGCAGTGCCGGGCTCCATATTTGTCACGACTTGTCGCCTGCCCCTAAGGCAGACCCCGCATTGAGCAGCGAGTAGCGTGTTACCCATGGCTCCGACCTCCACTCCGCAGACCCCCTTCGGGCGGGTCCTCACCGCCATGGTCACGCCCTTCACGGCGGACGGCGCACTCGACCTCGACGGCGCTCAGCGGCTCGCGACCCACCTGGTGGACGCAGGCAACGACGGCCTGATCATCAACGGCACCACCGGTGAGTCCCCGACCACCAGCGACGCGGAGAAAGCGGATCTCGTACGAGCCGTACTGGAAGCGGTCGGAGACCGCGCCCACGTCATCGCTGGCGTCGGCACGAACGACACCCACCACAGCGTCGAACTCGCCCGCACGGCCGAACACACCGGCGCACACGGCCTGCTCGTCGTCACGCCGTACTACAACAAGCCCCCGCAGGAGGGCCTCTACCGGCACTTCACGACCGTCGCCGACGCCGCCGAACTGCCGGTCATGCTCTACGACATCCCCGGCCGCAGCGGCGTCCCGATCGGCACCGAGACCCTGGTCCGACTCGCCGAGCACCCCAGGATCGTCGCCAACAAGGACGCCAAGGGCGACCTCGGCCGCGCCAGCTGGGCCATCGCCCGGACCGGCCTGGCCTGGTACTCAGGCGACGACATGCTGAACCTGCCGCTGCTCTCCGTGGGCGCGGTCGGCTTCGTCTCGGTCGTCGGCCATGTGGTCACACCTGAACTGCGCACCCTGGTGGAGGCGTATGTCTCCGGTGACGTCCAGAAGGCCACCGAGATCCACCAGAAGCTGCTCCCCGTCTACACCGGCATGTTCCGCACCCAGGGCGTCATGACCACCAAGGCCGCGCTCACCCTGCAGGGACTGCCCGCCGGACCGCTGCGCTCACCGATGGTCGAGTGCTCGCCCGAGGAGATCGCCCAGCTCAAGATCGATCTTGCCGCCGGCGGGGTACAGCTCTGACAACGGACTTCACAACTGAATACGCGGGGCTTCGGCGCCCGCACCACACATCCGACAACTGCATTTGCACGAACGTCATGCGCGCCACGTGCCCACAGGTACGTGGCGCGCATGGGTAGGAGAGTCTTTTGAGTCATCCGCATCCTGAACTCGCCCCGCCGCCCAAGCTCCCCGAAGGCGGCCTGAGGGTCACCCCACTCGGCGGCCTCGGGGAAATCGGCCGGAACATGACGGTCTTCGAATACGGCGGCCGTCTGCTCATCGTCGACTGCGGTGTGCTCTTCCCCGAGGAGGAGCAGCCCGGAATCGACCTGATCCTGCCGGACTTCACGTCCATCAGGGACCGCCTCGACGACATCGACGGCATCGTCCTCACGCACGGCCACGAGGACCACATCGGCGGTGTCCCGTATCTCCTTCGCGAGAAGGCGGACATCCCCCTGATCGGCTCCAAGCTGACCCTCGCCCTCATCGAGGCGAAGCTCCAGGAGCACCGCATCCGGCCGTACACGCTCGAGGTCGCCGAGGGGCACCGCGAGCGCATCGGCCCCTTCGACTGCGAGTTCGTCGCGGTCAACCACTCGATCCCGGACGCGCTCGCGGTCGCCATCCGCACCCCCGCGGGCATGGTCGTCCACACCGGCGACTTCAAGATGGACCAGCTCCCGCTGGACGGCCGTCTCACGGATCTACACGCGTTCGCCCGGCTCAGCGAGGAGGGCATCGACCTGCTCCTCGCCGACTCGACGAACGCCGAGGTCCCGGGATTCGTCCCGCCCGAGCGCGACATCTCGAACGTCCTGCGCCAGGTCTTCGGCAACGCCCGCAAGCGGATCATCGTCGCGAGCTTCGCCAGCCACGTCCACCGCATCCAGCAGATCCTGGACACGGCCCACGAGTACGGCCGCAGGGTCGCCTTCGTCGGCCGCTCGATGGTCCGCAACATGGGCATCGCCCGTGACCTCGGCTATCTCAAGGTCCCGCCGGGCCTGGTGGTGGACGTCAAGACACTCGACGACCTCCCGGACAGCCAGGTCGTCCTGGTCTGCACGGGCTCGCAGGGCGAACCGATGGCCGCCCTGTCCCGCATGGCCAACCGCGACCACCAGATCCGCATCGTCGCGGGCGACACGGTGATCCTGGCCTCGTCGCTCATCCCGGGCAACGAGAACGCGGTCTACCGGGTCATCAACGGCCTCACCCGCTGGGGCGCCAACGTCGTCCACAAGGGCAACGCCAAGGTCCACGTCTCCGGACACGCCTCGGCCGGCGAACTGCTGTACTTCTACAACATCTGCCGCCCGAAGAACCTGATGCCGGTCCACGGCGAATGGCGCCACCTACGGGCCAACGCCGAGCTGGGCGCCATGACCGGTGTCCCGCACGACCGCATCGTCATCGCCGAGGACGGCGTGGTCGTCGACCTCATCGAGGGCAAGGCCAAGATCTCGGGCAAGGTCCAGGCGGGCTATGTCTACGTCGACGGCCTCTCGGTCGGCGATGTCGGTGAGCCCGCGCTGAAGGACCGCAGGATCCTGGGGGACGAGGGCATCATCTCGGTCTTCGTCGTCGTGGACTCGTCCACCGGCAAGATCACGGGTGGCCCGCACATCCAGGCCCGCGGCTCCGGCATCGAGGACTCCGCCTTCGTGGACGTGGTCCCGAGGATCACGGAGGTCCTGGAACGCTCGGCCCAGGACGGCGTCGTGGAGCCCCACCAGCTGCAGCAACTGATCCGCCGCACCCTGGGCAAGTGGGTCTCCGACAACTATCGGCGCAGGCCGATGATCCTCCCGGTCGTCGTGGAGGTCTGATCGTCGTACGACCTCTCGTACGCGTGAACCTGGAGCGGGCCGTCTCGATTTGCATCGAGGCGGCCCGCTCCAGTACGTTTACGGCTCCGCCTGAGGGGGAACCCGGACACTTCGCGTGTACGGGAGCCACTCCCGGAGGGCCGGAAAATCCGACTCAGAACTTCTGATAAAGTCGGAGCCGCCGGAAAGGGAAACGCGGAAGCGGAAACCTGGAAAGCACCGAGGAAATCGGAGCCGGAAACGGTCTGATAGAGTCGGAAACGTAAGACCGAAGGGAAAAGCCCGGAGGAAAGCCCGAGAGGGTGAGTACAAAGGAAGCGTCCGTTCCTTGAGAACTCAACAGCGTGCCAAAAATCAACGCCAGATATGTTGATACCCCGTCCATCGGATTCTTCCGGTGGCAGGGTTCCTTTGAAGAAAACATACAGCGAGGACGCTGTGAACGACCATCCTATTCCGGTGGTCGTTCCGCTCTCGTGTATGTGCACCGGATTACCGGTAAACATTCACGGAGAGTTTGATCCTGGCTCAGGACGAACGCTGGCGGCGTGCTTAACACATGCAAGTCGAACGATGAACCACTTCGGTGGGGATTAGTGGCGAACGGGTGAGTAACACGTGGGCAATCTGCCCTGCACTCTGGGACAAGCCCTGGAAACGGGGTCTAATACCGGATAACACTCCCGCACTCATGTGTGGGGGTTAAAAGCTCCGGCGGTGCAGGATGAGCCCGCGGCCTATCAGCTTGTTGGTGAGGTAATGGCTCACCAAGGCGACGACGGGTAGCCGGCCTGAGAGGGCGACCGGCCACACTGGGACTGAGACACGGCCCAGACTCCTACGGGAGGCAGCAGTGGGGAATATTGCACAATGGGCGAAAGCCTGATGCAGCGACGCCGCGTGAGGGATGACGGCCTTCGGGTTGTAAACCTCTTTCAGCAGGGAAGAAGCGAAAGTGACGGTACCTGCAGAAGAAGCGCCGGCTAACTACGTGCCAGCAGCCGCGGTAATACGTAGGGCGCAAGCGTTGTCCGGAATTATTGGGCGTAAAGAGCTCGTAGGCGGCTTGTCACGTCGGGTGTGAAAGCCCGGGGCTTAACCCCGGGTCTGCATTCGATACGGGCTAGCTAGAGTGTGGTAGGGGAGATCGGAATTCCTGGTGTAGCGGTGAAATGCGCAGATATCAGGAGGAACACCGGTGGCGAAGGCGGATCTCTGGGCCATTACTGACGCTGAGGAGCGAAAGCGTGGGGAGCGAACAGGATTAGATACCCTGGTAGTCCACGCCGTAAACGGTGGGAACTAGGTGTTGGCGACATTCCACGTCGTCGGTGCCGCAGCTAACGCATTAAGTTCCCCGCCTGGGGAGTACGGCCGCAAGGCTAAAACTCAAAGGAATTGACGGGGGCCCGCACAAGCAGCGGAGCATGTGGCTTAATTCGACGCAACGCGAAGAACCTTACCAAGGCTTGACATACACCGGAAAGCATTAGAGATAGTGCCCCCTTGTGGTCGGTGTACAGGTGGTGCATGGCTGTCGTCAGCTCGTGTCGTGAGATGTTGGGTTAAGTCCCGCAACGAGCGCAACCCTTGTCCTGTGTTGCCAGCGTGCCCTTCGGGGTGACGGGGACTCACAGGAGACCGCCGGGGTCAACTCGGAGGAAGGTGGGGACGACGTCAAGTCATCATGCCCCTTATGTCTTGGGCTGCACACGTGCTACAATGGCCGGTACAATGAGCTGCGATACCGTGAGGTGGAGCGAATCTCAAAAAGCCGGTCTCAGTTCGGATTGGGGTCTGCAACTCGACCCCATGAAGTCGGAGTTGCTAGTAATCGCAGATCAGCATTGCTGCGGTGAATACGTTCCCGGGCCTTGTACACACCGCCCGTCACGTCACGAAAGTCGGTAACACCCGAAGCCGGTGGCCCAACCCCCTTGTGGGGAGGGAGCTGTCGAAGGTGGGACTGGCGATTGGGACGAAGTCGTAACAAGGTAGCCGTACCGGAAGGTGCGGCTGGATCACCTCCTTTCTAAGGAGCACTTCTTACCAAGAACCTTCGGGAACTTGGTCAGAGGCCAGTACATCGGCGAATGTCCGGTGCTGGTTGCTCAAGGGTGGAACGTTGATTATTCGGTGTCGCTGCTCATCTCGGGCTGCAAGTACTGCTCTTCGGAGCGTGGAAAGCTGATCACGAGTGACGGGGATGCCGGGCACGCTGTTGGGTGTCTGAAGGTACGGCCGAGAGGCTGCCTTCAGTGCCGACCCCGGTAAAACATCGCGTGAGTGGTGTGTGACGGGTGGTTGGTCGTTGTTTGAGAACTGCACAGTGGACGCGAGCATCTGTGGCCAAGTTTTTAAGGGCGCACGGTGGATGCCTTGGCACCAGGAACCGATGAAGGACGTGGGAGGCCACGATAGTCCCCGGGGAGTCGTCAACCAGGCTTTGATCCGGGGGTTTCCGAATGGGGAAACCCGGCAGTCGTCATGGGCTGTCACCCTTGCCTGAACACATAGGGCAAGTGGAGGGAACGCGGGGAAGTGAAACATCTCAGTACCCGCAGGAAGAGAAAACAACCGTGATTCCGGGAGTAGTGGCGAGCGAAACCGGATGAGGCCAAACCGTATGCGTGTGAGACCCGGCAGGGGTTGCGTATACGGGGTTGTGGGATCTCTCTTTCACAGTCTGCCGGCTGTGAGGCGAGTCAGAAACCGTTGATGTAGGCGAAGGACATGCGAAAGGTCCGGCGTAGAGGGTAAGACCCCCGTAGTCGAAACGTCAACGGCTCGTTTGAGAGACACCCAAGTAGCACGGGGCCCGAGAAATCCCGTGTGAATCTGGCGGGACCACCCGCTAAGCCTAAATATTCCCTGGTGACCGATAGCGGATAGTACCGTGAGGGAATGGTGAAAAGTACCGCGGGAGCGGAGTGAAATAGTACCTGAAACCGTGTGCCTACAAGCCGTGGGAGCGTCGCTGTATGTGCTTGCACATACAGTCGTGACTGCGTGCCTTTTGAAGAATGAGCCTGCGAGTTTGCGGTGTGTTGCGAGGTTAACCCGTGTGGGGAAGCCGTAGCGAAAGCGAGTCCGAACAGGGCGATATAGTAGCGCGCTCAAGACCCGAAGCGGAGTGATCTAGCCATGGGCAGGTTGAAGCGGAGGTAAGACTTCGTGGAGGACCGAACCCACCAGGGTTGAAAACCTGGGGGATGACCTGTGGTTAGGGGTGAAAGGCCAATCAAACTCCGTGATAGCTGGTTCTCCCCGAAATGCATTTAGGTGCAGCGTCGTGTGTTTCTTGCCGGAGGTAGAGCACTGGATAGGCGATGGGCCCTACCGGGTTACTGACCTTAGCCAAACTCCGAATGCCGGTAAGTGAGAGCACGGCAGTGAGACTGTGGGGGATAAGCTCCATGGTCGAGAGGGAAACAGCCCAGAGCATCGACTAAGGCCCCTAAGCGTACGCTAAGTGGGAAAGGATGTGGAGTCGCAGAGACAACCAGGAGGTTGGCTTAGAAGCAGCCACCCTTGAAAGAGTGCGTAATAGCTCACTGGTCTAGTGATTCCGCGCCGACAATGTAGCGGGGCTCAAGCGTACCGCCGAAGTCGTGTCATTCCAGCAATTAAGCCCCAACGGGTGCTGGGATGGGTAGGGGAGCGTCGTGTGCCGGGTGAAGCCGCAGCGGAAGCTAGTGGTGGACGGTTCACGAGTGAGAATGCAGGCATGAGTAGCGATACACACGTGAGAAACGTGTGCGCCGATTGACTAAGGGTTCCTGGGTCAAGCTGATCTGCCCAGGGTAAGTCGGGACCTAAGGCGAGGCCGACAGGCGTAGTCGATGGATAACCGGTTGATATTCCGGTACCCGCTGTGAAGCGTCAAACATCGAGCATCGTGATGCTAAGGCCGTGAAGCCGTTCCGGACCCTTCGGGGAATGGAAAGTGGTGGAGCCGCCGGCCCAAGCGGTTAGTAGGTGAGTGATGGGGTGACGCAGGAAGGTAGTCCATCCCGGGCGGTGGTTGTCCCGGGGTAAGGGTGTAGGACGTGGTCCAGGTAAATCCGGATCACACATAGTCTGAGACCTGATGCCGAGCCGATTGTGGTGAAGTGGATGATCCTATGCTGTCGAGAAAAGCCTCTAGCGAGTTTCATGGCGGCCCGTACCCTAAACCGACTCAGGTGGTCAGGTAGAGAATACCGAGGCGTTCGGGTGAACTATGGTTAAGGAACTCGGCAAAATGCCCCCGTAACTTCGGGAGAAGGGGGGCCATCACCGGTGAGAGGATTTACTCCTTGAGCTGGGGGTGGCCGCAGAGACCAGCGAGAAGCGACTGTTTACTAAAAACACAGGTCCGTGCGAAGCCGTAAGGCGATGTATACGGACTGACGCCTGCCCGGTGCTGGAACGTTAAGGGGACCGGTTAGTCACTCTTCGGGGTGGCGAAGCTGAGAACTTAAGCGCCAGTAAACGGCGGTGGTAACTATAACCATCCTAAGGTAGCGAAATTCCTTGTCGGGTAAGTTCCGACCTGCACGAATGGCGTAACGACTTCTCGACTGTCTCAACCATAGGCCCGGTGAAATTGCACTACGAGTAAAGATGCTCGTTTCGCGCAGCAGGACGGAAAGACCCCGGGACCTTTACTACAGTTTGATATTGGTGTTCGGTTCGGCTTGTGTAGGATAGCTGGGAGACTGTGAACTCTGGACGCCAGTTCAGGGGGAGTCGTCGTTGAAATACCAGTCTGGTCGTGCTGGATGTCTAACCTGGGTCCGTGATCCGGATCAGGGACAGTGTCTGATGGGTAGTTTAACTGGGGCGGTTGCCTCCTAAAGAGTAACGGAGGCGCCCAAAGGTTCCCTCAGCCTGGTTGGCAATCAGGTGTTGAGTGTAAGTGCACAAGGGAGCTTGACTGTGAGACCGACGGGTCGAGCAGGGACGAAAGTCGGGACTAGTGATCCGGCGGTGGCTTGTGGAAGCGCCGTCGCTCAACGGATAAAAGGTACCCCGGGGATAACAGGCTGATCTTCCCCAAGAGTCCATATCGACGGGATGGTTTGGCACCTCGATGTCGGCTCGTCGCATCCTGGGGCTGGAGTCGGTCCCAAGGGTTGGGCTGTTCGCCCATTAAAGCGGTACGCGAGCTGGGTTTAGAACGTCGTGAGACAGTTCGGTCCCTATCCGCTGCGCGCGCAGGAACATTGAGAAGGGCTGTCCCTAGTACGAGAGGACCGGGACGGACGAACCTCTGGTGTGCCAGTTGTTCTGCCAAGGGCATGGCTGGTTGGCTACGTTCGGGAGGGATAACCGCTGAAAGCATCTAAGCGGGAAGCCTGCTTCGAGATGAGTGTTCCCACCCCCTTTGAGGGGTTAAGGCTCCCAGTAGACGACTGGGTTGATAGGCCGGATCTGGAAGCCCAGTAATGGGTGGAGGTGACCGGTACTAATAGGCCGAGGGCTTGTCCTCAGTTGCTCGCGTCCACTGTGTTGGTTCTGAAACCACGAACAACCCCATTGCCATGGTCACGGTGATGGTGCGGTTGTCTGTTTCATAGTGTTTCGGTGGTCATAGCGTGAGGGAAACGCCCGGTTACATTCCGAACCCGGAAGCTAAGCCTTACAGCGCCGATGGTACTGCAGGGGGGACCCTGTGGGAGAGTAGGACGCCGCCGAACAAATATTGAAAGGGTTGGATCCTGAACTTCGGTTCGGGGTCCAACCCTTTTTTGTTGTGCGTCACTTGAAGTTCACGTTGCGCAATCACCATCCGAGCATGGGTACTGCTGCAATGCTCAGGGCCGCAGGCGTCGGACTCGGTGACGAGGTCGTCGTGCCGGCGTTCGGGAACGTGGAAGTCGCCGAGGCCGTCACCCTGGCGGGTGGCCTGCCGGTGTTCGCCGACATAGATCCGGTGACCTACTGCCTGGACGTGTCCGCTGTCGAAGCGGCCGTAACTCCGCGTACCGCGGCGATAGTTGTCGTACATCGATTCGGTCGGTCCGCTGATGTCGGGCGGTTGCTCGGGGTTGGGCAGCGGCATGGGCTGCTGGTGTTGCAGCAGGGGGAGTCCGAGGCGCCGTACGACGAAGTCGCTCAGCGGCGGGAGCGGGCTGCCTATCTTGATGCGAAGTTGCGTGGGGTGCGGACGCCCGATGGCGGGGACGGGCACACCTACCAGCAGTATGTCGTGCGGGTGCCGGGGAACGGGCGGCCGGATCGTGACGCCTTCGCTCGGGCCGTGCGCGGTAGGGGAGTTGATTGCCGGGTGCCGGTGAAGACTCCTGTGCATCGGCTGCCGGAGTTCCGGCGGTGTGTGGCTCTGCCGGAGACCGAGCGGGCCGCGGACGAGACACTCGCGTTGCCCGTGGACGCCTCGTTGACTAAGCGGGAGATGCAGAGGATCGTTTCTGCATGCAACGCGCTCGGGGGACTGTTGCAGCCCGCTTTCTGATCGAGTCAGGGTCGGGAGGCGGTGGTTGGGCGCACGGGCCTGTTCGGGGTATGATTCTTTTCGTTGCCGCGAGGGAAACCTCGGGAAAGCGACAGGCCCTCTTAGCTCAGTCGGTAGAGCGTCTCCATGGTAAGGAGAAGGTCAACGGTTCGATTCCGTTAGAGGGCTCCAGATGCCAGAAGGCCCCGCCCAATTGGGCGGGGCCTTCTGCGTGTTCGGGGTCGCG
The nucleotide sequence above comes from Streptomyces sp. N50. Encoded proteins:
- the thyX gene encoding FAD-dependent thymidylate synthase codes for the protein MGRTFRTVTPTSDDDFKIDLRSEVSVELVKHSAGDSDVLFAARVSTVGEQSLDEMGKDPERSKGLINYLMRDRHGSPFEHNSMTFFISAPIFVFREFMRHRVGWSYNEESGRYRELQPVFYVPDTSRKLVQQGRPGKYVFVEGTPEQHDFVEQAMEESYRQAYGTYQEMLAAGVAREVARAVLPVGLFSSMYATCNARSLMHFLGLRTQHELAKVPSFPQREIEMVGEKMEEQWAKLMPLTYAAFNANGRVAP
- the dapA gene encoding 4-hydroxy-tetrahydrodipicolinate synthase, with the protein product MAPTSTPQTPFGRVLTAMVTPFTADGALDLDGAQRLATHLVDAGNDGLIINGTTGESPTTSDAEKADLVRAVLEAVGDRAHVIAGVGTNDTHHSVELARTAEHTGAHGLLVVTPYYNKPPQEGLYRHFTTVADAAELPVMLYDIPGRSGVPIGTETLVRLAEHPRIVANKDAKGDLGRASWAIARTGLAWYSGDDMLNLPLLSVGAVGFVSVVGHVVTPELRTLVEAYVSGDVQKATEIHQKLLPVYTGMFRTQGVMTTKAALTLQGLPAGPLRSPMVECSPEEIAQLKIDLAAGGVQL
- a CDS encoding ribonuclease J — translated: MSHPHPELAPPPKLPEGGLRVTPLGGLGEIGRNMTVFEYGGRLLIVDCGVLFPEEEQPGIDLILPDFTSIRDRLDDIDGIVLTHGHEDHIGGVPYLLREKADIPLIGSKLTLALIEAKLQEHRIRPYTLEVAEGHRERIGPFDCEFVAVNHSIPDALAVAIRTPAGMVVHTGDFKMDQLPLDGRLTDLHAFARLSEEGIDLLLADSTNAEVPGFVPPERDISNVLRQVFGNARKRIIVASFASHVHRIQQILDTAHEYGRRVAFVGRSMVRNMGIARDLGYLKVPPGLVVDVKTLDDLPDSQVVLVCTGSQGEPMAALSRMANRDHQIRIVAGDTVILASSLIPGNENAVYRVINGLTRWGANVVHKGNAKVHVSGHASAGELLYFYNICRPKNLMPVHGEWRHLRANAELGAMTGVPHDRIVIAEDGVVVDLIEGKAKISGKVQAGYVYVDGLSVGDVGEPALKDRRILGDEGIISVFVVVDSSTGKITGGPHIQARGSGIEDSAFVDVVPRITEVLERSAQDGVVEPHQLQQLIRRTLGKWVSDNYRRRPMILPVVVEV
- a CDS encoding DegT/DnrJ/EryC1/StrS family aminotransferase, with protein sequence MLRAAGVGLGDEVVVPAFGNVEVAEAVTLAGGLPVFADIDPVTYCLDVSAVEAAVTPRTAAIVVVHRFGRSADVGRLLGVGQRHGLLVLQQGESEAPYDEVAQRRERAAYLDAKLRGVRTPDGGDGHTYQQYVVRVPGNGRPDRDAFARAVRGRGVDCRVPVKTPVHRLPEFRRCVALPETERAADETLALPVDASLTKREMQRIVSACNALGGLLQPAF